A window of Mytilus edulis chromosome 10, xbMytEdul2.2, whole genome shotgun sequence contains these coding sequences:
- the LOC139492294 gene encoding uncharacterized protein, with translation MAELTRMGLGDVEHYPSIDEVLEHLSCDIIGVCETFLIGKNKINIDGYHFYGNNRKINHKKAKRGSGGVGVFVKDIIEQQYKIEVLDESIEDILWVKLTNEHETFCICVCYLPPKGSTLTNDPEQFYSDLTRQVYMYQNLGKLYIVGDFNSRCSDTSDFIEGVDEIPSRETIDQGSNANGDLLIDFLVDCNICMINGRKGKQDLTCISKRGKSVVDYIFTTHENLNSCIDFNVKTMSDITDSLDLQECSQIPDHSVLQAVIKREAFVPHNTLLKYPTNLKRIPNKPKSYQIPNDFLNDDNAREKIEQTINKIENALADRRDVDEAYSNLFQLIDSEVISKIGYKSAHDDQHKITSRKSKYKPYWNENLQEHWENACEQEKVWLKCKICGPKKKHLREHFVTARNDFDKLLRKEKRNYQLRQQKELFDLSKESNTRDFWRKIGKLGIAKDRRDKIPMEVRLPNGNISKDINVVYETWKNEYEHLFNTSDGEYDEGFLTFIQQQVDHDLVNNIENNSDTLNSDISYQDVEKSVYRAKLNKSDGLDQICAEFLRNNSCVDMIFRIVKFAFDNGVVPETWNQILINPILKPDKDNRDPLGYRGIALMSIPCKIYADILNVRLSSWLEDNNILADEQNGFRKDRGCMEHLYALTTLITNRKIERKSTFACFIDAKKAFDTVNREMLWYKLMALGINGKFLKGLQSLYVDVRYAVKINGYMTDMFNVNLGVKQGCKLSPTLFSVYVNDLADEINSLNLGIPINADSMISILLYADDIVLLAPDEESLQQMLNIVHIWCLKWRLCINFDKTGVVHFRSGSSPRSNFDFSCGNTVVKYDSKYRYLGMWIDEHLDWKFTVREVRKSASRALSALYTKFIACGGMDFDIYEKLYENLVQPVLLYGSSIWGISEHKQLETVQNRACRYFLGAFKNSTNLAVRGDMGWTTVKTKQNIEVMRLFFKLSNLEDDRIVRTIHETSKAKQRSWHSRVLALLRKSELNFLINLNITTKQKLRMAQDKLTAIDQEKWLIDVFDDKNSVNGNKLRTFRRFKNNCKTSLFVKTINFRDHRRILFLNFRCGSLPLAVETGRYTKPTTPLCDRLCLFCNNNFIETEQHFLIDCNFYSDIREELFNYINALNNTFNAFNSDEKFDFIMNCDHAKVLLAKTLHLMFKLKEHAKETALSIGLVAGIAIGCAAAVMLMVGLVYFIHRHRSNVDNTIKMKNIQYGTVK, from the exons ATGGCAGAACTTACACGCATGGGATTAGGAGACGTCGAGCATTATCCGTCTATTGACGAAG TTTTAGAACATTTGAGCTGCGACATCATTGGTGTATGTGAAACATTTCTGattggtaaaaataaaattaatatagaCGGCTATCATTTTTATGGAAACAACcgaaaaataaatcataaaaaagcAAAACGTGGATCAGGAGGAGTTGGAGTATTCGTTAAAGATATTATTGAACAACAGTACAAGATAGAAGTATTAGATGAAAGCATAGAAGACATACTCTGGGTGAAACTTACCAATGAGCATGAAACGTTTTGTATATGTGTGTGTTACTTACCACCTAAAGGCTCAACACTAACAAATGATCCCGAACAATTTTATTCCGATCTTACTAGGCAAGTGTACATGTATCAGAATTTAGGCAAATTATATATAGTTGGAGATTTTAATTCTAGATGCTCAGATACATCTGACTTTATAGAAGGGGTAGACGAGATACCAAGTCGAGAGACAATTGACCAAGGATCAAATGCAAATGGAGATTTACTCATTGACTTTCTAGTCGATTGTAATATTTGTATGATAAACGGAAGAAAAGGAAAACAAGACTTAACATGCATCTCAAAACGTGGTAAATCGGTAGTTGACTATATATTCACAACTCACGAAAATTTAAACTCGTGCATAGACTTCAATGTGAAAACCATGTCTGATATAACTGATTCCTTAGATCTTCAAGAGTGCAGCCAAATACCAGATCATTCAGTGCTACAGGCAGTAATAAAAAGGGAAGCATTTGTACCTCATAATACCTTGTTAAAATATCCGACAAATTTAAAACGAATTCCAAATAAACCAAAATCTTACCAAATTCCTAACGATTTCTTAAATGATGACAATGCTCGAGAAAAAATTGaacaaactataaacaaaatagaaaatgcaCTTGCAGATAGACGAGACGTTGACGAAGCATACAGtaatttatttcaattgattgaTAGTGAAGTTATCTCAAAAATAGGATACAAGAGTGCACATGATGACCAGCATAAAATAACTAGTAGAAAGTCAAAATATAAACCATACTGGAACGAAAACCTTCAAGAACATTGGGAGAACGCATGTGAACAAGAGAAAGTTTGGCTAAAGTGTAAGATATGTGGACCGAAGAAAAAACATCTTAGAGAACATTTCGTAACAGCCAGAaatgattttgataaacttttGCGAAAGGAAAAGCGTAATTATCAATTGCGTCAACAAAAAGAACTTTTTGATCTATCGAAAGAAAGTAATACGAGGGATTTTTGGCGAAAAATAGGAAAACTAGGAATAGCGAAAGATAGACGTGACAAAATACCAATGGAAGTTCGTCTACCTAATGGCAATATCAGCAAGGATATAAATGTTGTTTATGAAACCTGGAAAAATGAATATGAACATTTGTTTAACACTAGCGACGGGGAATACGATGAGGGATTTCTAACATTTATTCAACAACAAGTAGATCATGACCTAGTGAACAATATTGAGAATAACTCGGACACATTAAACTCTGATATTTCATATCAGGACGTGGAAAAATCTGTTTATCGTGCAAAGTTGAACAAGTCCGACGGGTTAGACCAGATATGCGCAGAATTTCTCCGCAACAATTCATGTGTTGATATGATATTCAGGATCGTAAAATTTGCATTCGATAACGGAGTTGTACCAGAAACTTGGAACCAAATCTTAATCAATCCGATTTTAAAACCAGATAAAGACAACCGTGATCCTCTGGGATATAGAGGAATAGCTCTTATGTCAATTCCTTGTAAAATATATGCTGACATTCTAAATGTACGATTGTCATCTTGGTTAGAAGACAACAACATTCTTGCTGACGAGCAAAACGGTTTCAGGAAGGATCGTGGCTGTATGGAACATCTTTACGCTTTAACAACTCTTATAACTAATAGGAAAATTGAACGTAAGTCGACTTTTGCGTGCTTCATCGACGCAAAAAAGGCCTTTGACACCGTGAACAGAGAAATGTTGTGGTATAAACTGATGGCACTTGGTATAAATGGAAAGTTCTTGAAAGGGTTACAGTCATTGTACGTAGATGTTCGTTACGCAGTAAAAATCAATGGGTACATGACAGATATGTTTAACGTTAATTTGGGTGTGAAACAAGGATGTAAATTATCTCCGACTCTGTTCTCAGTTTATGTAAACGATCTGGCAGATGAAATCAACTCTTTGAATTTGGGTATACCAATTAATGCAGATAGTATGATTTCGATATTATTATACGCAGATGACATTGTTCTATTGGCGCCCGACGAAGAATCACTTCAGCAAATGTTAAATATTGTTCATATATGGTGTTTGAAATGgagattatgtataaattttgacaaaactgGTGTAGTGCATTTCAGAAGTGGATCCTCACCTCGATCTAACTTTGATTTTTCGTGTGGAAATACCGTTGTAAAGTACGACAGCAAATATAGATATCTTGGAATGTGGATAGATGAACACCTAGACTGGAAGTTTACGGTTAGAGAAGTAAGAAAATCGGCAAGTCGAGCTTTGTCGGCACTGTATACCAAATTTATAGCCTGTGGTGGAATGGACTTTgatatatatgaaaaattatatgaaaacctTGTTCAACCTGTATTGTTGTATGGATCAAGTATCTGGGGTATATCGGAACATAAGCAACTAGAAACTGTGCAAAATAGGGCATGTAGATACTTTTTAGGGGCCTTTAAAAACTCCACCAATCTAGCCGTTCGTGGAGATATGGGATGGACAAcagttaaaacaaaacagaacATTGAAGTTATgagattatttttcaaactttctaATTTAGAGGATGATAGAATAGTTCGGACTATCCATGAAACTAGTAAGGCAAAACAACGATCTTGGCATTCACGTGTATTAGCTTTACTGAGAAAATCTGAATTGAACTTTTTAATCAATCTCAACATAACAACCAAACAAAAGCTACGAATGGCTCAAgacaaattaacagctatagatcaAGAGAAATGGTTAATTGATGTTTTTGACGATAAAAATTCTGTAAATGGAAACAAGCTTAGAACATTCAGAAGGtttaaaaacaattgcaaaacTAGTCTATTTGTTAAAACAATCAACTTTCGTGACCATCGacgcattttatttttaaactttcgATGTGGATCGCTGCCGCTTGCGGTTGAGACCGGACGTTACACCAAGCCGACCACTCCATTATGTGATAGACTTTGTCTTTTCTGCAATAACAATTTTATAGAGACAGAACAACATTTTTTAATAGACTGTAATTTTTATTCAGATATAAGAGAagaactttttaattatattaatgcTTTGAATAACACTTTTAATGCTTTTAACTCTGatgaaaaatttgattttattatgaACTGTGATCATGCTAAGGTTTTATTAGCCAAGACATTACATCTTATGTTTAAAC